In one Watersipora subatra chromosome 6, tzWatSuba1.1, whole genome shotgun sequence genomic region, the following are encoded:
- the LOC137398165 gene encoding uncharacterized protein — MASASEDIECEFCGLKNDKIVDPKKLPCGHINCMPCLTSHYKENEIFWCGLQSCGKVYKMSPEMLPDFDDAQFCDTCVKKGQNKRQAVSYCTDCSRKFCTKHLEQHDGVLEDHHTIPMAQYLSKASPNLPEICTKHDNQPLVVGCKVCHTISCMKCVADSTRCDKGGPHDFQLLEDLAASLLSTMITVESAKKDEEYEKLFKEVSKVQSDYDAKTESMLKLIRKTRESQLNAVKLKYDTLERQVLENRQESQTKIADFIEDVLLKQWNSLRTHQELLETGTKSHSPAAIVRGFNELKAQLDKITQEHFPKLKLTDHLQLKQIGERRDIELEVTSSHDIVFEQKASPVQLPKSLTKLSSIQLPSCPLSICHYKGNTYVGLDYNTVSRVDADNKITNKFISASGPVTSVTCYKERIYTLSGRSPHTVGVYSMSGKLITSWKHPDHGYFSDMLVIIEDKVLITDPSNTRITTYSLDGQVLHHTPCPLLAGSHSVRMCAPDNNSLIISSSRHSKVFKIDRTTQGVMWTLTEVENPQGLGVYGEYILLAAVNNKTIYIINSTTGKIVSQMAHDDIARGGVFSLEVYGSTLLVPKHDSEDVTTYKMT, encoded by the exons CAAAGTGTATAAAATGTCCCCTGAAATGCTACCTGATTTTGATGATGCGCAATTCTGTGACACTTGTGTCAAGAAGGGGCAAAACAAGCGTCAGGCTGTGTCATATTGCACAGATTGCTCCAGAAAGTTTTGCACGAAGCACCTTGAG CAACATGATGGTGTACTTGAAGACCATCACACAATTCCCATGGCTCAGTATTTATCAAAGGCGAGCCCCAATCTTCCAGAGATTTGTACAAAACATGATAATCAGCCGCTAGTGGTGGGATGCAAGGTCTGCCATACCATCAGCtgtatgaaatgtgtagcagATTCAACCAGATGCGATAAAG GTGGACCACATGACTTCCAGTTGCTTGAAGATCTGGCTGCCTCCCTCCTGAGTACTATGATAACAGTAGAGAGTGCAAAGAAGGATGAGGAATATGAAAAACTCTTCAAAGAAGTATCCAAAGTTCAGTCGGACTATGATGCTAAAACAGAAAGCATGCTTAAGCTTATTCGTAAGACAAGAGAGAGTCAG CTGAATGCGGTTAAACTTAAATATGACACACTTGAGAGACAGGTGCTGGAAAACCGACAGGAATCACAGACTAAAATTGCGGACTTCATAGAAGATGTGTTGCTCAAACAGTGGAATAGCCTGAGAACCCATCAAGAGTTGCTTGAAACTGGAACTAAGAGCCATTCTCCA gcaGCAATTGTGAGAGGATTCAATGAGTTGAAGGCCCAGCTTGACAAAATCACCCAAGAGCATTTTCCAAAGCTCAAACTCACAGACCATCTACAGTTAAAGCAGATAG GTGAGAGGAGAGATATCGAGTTGGAAGTTACCTCATCTCATGATATCGTCTTTGAACAAAAAGCTTCACCAGTTCAACTCCCTAAGTCCCTCACCAAACTGTCCTCCATACAACTACCATCCTGTCCCCTCTCCATCTGCCACTATAAGGGTAATACTTATGTTGGCCTAGATTATAACACAGTCAGCAGAGTAGATGCTGATAATAAGATCACCAACAAGTTCATTTCCGCCTCCGGTCCTGTAACGTCTGTCACTTGCTACAAGGAAAGAATTTACACCTTGTCCGGTCGCAGTCCTCATACAGTTGGTGTCTACAGCATGTCAGGGAAGTTGATCACCAGCTGGAAGCATCCTGATCATGGCTACTTCTCTGACATGCTGGTGATAATTGAAGACAAGGTTCTTATCACAGACCCATCCAACACCAGAATCACTACCTACTCCTTAGATGGTCAAGTTCTACATCATACTCCCTGTCCTCTTCTCGCTGGTAGCCACAGTGTCAGGATGTGCGCCCCTGACAACAACTCTCTCATCATATCTTCCAGCAGACATtccaaagtatttaaaatagaTAGGACCACCCAGGGAGTCATGTGGACCCTCACTGAAGTGGAGAACCCTCAAGGGCTGGGGGTCTATGGGGAGTATATTCTACTGGCTGCAGTCAACAACAAGACTATCTACATCATTAATTCTACTACAG ggaAGATAGTCTCTCAGATGGCACATGATGATATAGCTAGAGGTGGTGTGTTCTCCTTAGAGGTATATGGCTCCACCCTACTTGTACCTAAACACGACAGCGAAGATGTCACCACCTACAAGATGACATAA